A window of the Teredinibacter franksiae genome harbors these coding sequences:
- a CDS encoding glycosyltransferase family 2 protein codes for MKTVSKPIFSVVMPMYNVEKFVAEAIESVLKQTYEHFELICVDDGCTDGTLEILAKVTDSRVRLVQQKNMGLAAARNTGIGDARGVYIALLDSDDAWHPEKLKMHLQHFRNNPSVGVSYSASAFMDEKGRDMGVGQYPKTKNVSVADIFCRNPIGNGSAAVIRHSLLTQMMEIREVAGGYRATYFDESFRQSEDIEFWLRTALRTKWDFAGIDKALTRYRVNSSGLSANLDNQLCAWERMIEKNRSLNPGFFKEWEGLARAYQLRYLARRAVQSRNSLKAINLCFSAMLSNWRIVIKEPARTFVTFACAFLSVFPASVYGKVESSAMKLFQWLRREKENLNGAPIA; via the coding sequence ATGAAGACTGTAAGTAAACCAATATTTTCTGTTGTTATGCCGATGTATAACGTTGAAAAGTTTGTTGCGGAAGCGATTGAATCGGTATTAAAGCAGACGTATGAACATTTCGAGCTTATTTGCGTAGATGATGGTTGTACCGATGGTACGCTTGAGATACTGGCGAAAGTTACGGATTCTCGAGTGCGGCTTGTGCAGCAGAAAAATATGGGGCTCGCAGCTGCGAGAAATACCGGAATTGGTGATGCACGGGGGGTTTATATTGCGTTGTTAGATTCCGATGATGCGTGGCACCCCGAAAAATTAAAAATGCATCTACAACATTTTAGAAACAACCCTTCGGTGGGTGTAAGCTATTCGGCTTCGGCGTTTATGGACGAAAAGGGGCGCGATATGGGCGTTGGACAGTATCCGAAAACGAAAAATGTGAGTGTTGCCGATATTTTTTGTAGAAACCCAATTGGTAATGGTTCTGCAGCGGTCATTCGCCACAGCCTGCTAACGCAGATGATGGAAATAAGGGAGGTTGCGGGTGGTTACCGGGCGACCTATTTTGATGAGTCTTTCCGACAATCTGAAGATATCGAGTTTTGGCTGCGTACGGCATTGCGAACAAAGTGGGATTTTGCAGGAATAGATAAGGCGTTAACGCGGTATAGAGTGAATTCCAGCGGACTGTCGGCTAATCTGGACAATCAGCTTTGTGCTTGGGAACGGATGATCGAAAAAAACCGAAGTCTGAATCCAGGTTTTTTTAAAGAGTGGGAGGGCTTAGCCAGGGCCTACCAGTTACGCTATCTTGCTCGCCGAGCGGTGCAGTCGCGTAATAGTCTTAAGGCGATTAATTTGTGTTTCTCGGCTATGTTGTCTAATTGGCGTATCGTTATTAAGGAACCTGCTCGTACTTTTGTAACCTTTGCTTGTGCGTTCCTTAGTGTTTTCCCCGCAAGTGTATACGGTAAAGTAGAATCTTCTGCGATGAAACTATTTCAGTGGTTGCGTAGAGAAAAAGAAAACCTGAATGGTGCACCAATTGCTTGA
- a CDS encoding sensor histidine kinase has protein sequence MSNIDYKAAYARQKKAREQADKLLEDKSRELYEANTTLTSAYNRLKQQKTQLLHQEKLASIGQLAAGVAHEINNPSAYVKSNLTSLNRYRTKFIAFLSELQEELNQGKTISYTELSEKHTLDFLMEDFEDIINDSIMGMDKIASIVRSLRDFSRPDSDKKKLFNPNDAVKNTLKLVWNELKYKAEIVEEYNDLPDIYGFAGGFSQVILNLLINASHAIPEKGTIAISTSTIEGGIKVIVSDTGHGIAPKDLLKIFDPFFTTKDPGKGTGLGLSISQNIIEKHGGRLLASSEIGKGTTFTIELPNGA, from the coding sequence ATGAGTAACATCGATTACAAAGCGGCTTACGCACGACAAAAAAAAGCCCGCGAGCAAGCCGACAAACTCCTGGAAGATAAGTCCCGCGAACTCTACGAGGCTAATACAACACTAACCTCCGCCTACAATCGACTTAAGCAGCAAAAAACACAGCTCTTACACCAGGAGAAGCTGGCCTCTATCGGCCAGCTCGCGGCAGGGGTTGCCCATGAAATCAACAACCCATCTGCCTATGTGAAAAGTAACCTTACCTCTCTAAATCGGTACCGAACTAAATTTATAGCCTTCCTTTCTGAGCTACAGGAAGAGCTTAATCAAGGCAAAACCATAAGCTATACCGAGCTAAGTGAGAAGCATACCCTAGACTTTTTAATGGAAGATTTTGAAGACATTATCAACGACTCCATTATGGGCATGGATAAAATTGCTAGTATCGTACGCAGCCTAAGAGATTTTTCTCGACCAGATAGCGACAAAAAAAAATTATTTAACCCAAACGATGCTGTAAAAAATACCCTCAAGCTCGTGTGGAACGAATTAAAATACAAAGCTGAAATAGTTGAGGAGTACAACGATCTCCCCGATATTTATGGTTTTGCAGGAGGCTTCTCGCAGGTCATTCTAAACCTCCTTATTAACGCATCACATGCCATTCCTGAAAAGGGTACTATCGCCATTTCCACCTCAACGATAGAAGGCGGGATTAAAGTGATTGTGAGTGACACGGGGCATGGGATTGCCCCCAAAGACCTATTGAAAATATTCGACCCATTTTTCACAACTAAAGATCCCGGCAAGGGCACAGGTTTAGGCCTGTCTATTTCACAAAACATCATTGAAAAGCACGGCGGCAGGCTGCTAGCATCAAGCGAAATCGGCAAGGGTACTACCTTCACGATTGAACTCCCCAATGGCGCCTAG
- a CDS encoding heme NO-binding domain-containing protein, with amino-acid sequence MKGAVFIALNDMVEEAYGIKAWEEILAQAKPESEGIYASAGSYKDEEIIALLVALADVTDIDINEITRSFGNYLFKGLNSKFPIFANMYDNFFDFLCSIEGVIHKEVEKLYPNASLPKIQCVRASERHIQMLYSSPRKMCFLAEGLISGAAEHFKVHATINQSKCCHRNDDFCVIDIELT; translated from the coding sequence ATGAAAGGCGCGGTATTTATTGCTCTCAATGATATGGTAGAAGAAGCCTACGGCATAAAAGCCTGGGAAGAGATTCTCGCACAAGCGAAACCTGAATCAGAAGGCATATACGCTTCCGCCGGCAGCTATAAAGACGAAGAAATCATAGCCTTACTGGTTGCATTAGCCGATGTTACCGATATCGACATCAATGAAATAACGCGAAGTTTTGGCAACTACCTGTTTAAAGGTCTAAATTCAAAATTTCCAATTTTCGCCAACATGTACGACAATTTTTTTGACTTTTTATGTAGCATTGAGGGCGTCATTCACAAAGAAGTAGAAAAACTATACCCTAATGCTTCACTACCTAAAATTCAGTGTGTGCGCGCAAGCGAGCGCCATATACAAATGCTATATTCATCACCACGAAAAATGTGTTTCCTTGCTGAAGGTCTTATTTCTGGCGCAGCAGAGCACTTCAAAGTTCACGCAACAATAAATCAGAGTAAATGCTGCCACCGCAATGATGATTTCTGCGTTATCGATATAGAACTAACATGA
- a CDS encoding HD domain-containing phosphohydrolase, with protein sequence MINITPVRTPSILFVDDELPVLKSLKRLALDESWSVFCANSAEEGLAVLKQQPVNVVVSDMRMPGMDGAEFLTRVRNEQPDTERILITGYADVHALEKVVNDAKIFNYISKPWDDQVLTRVIQGALDFQSAQKEQKRLEKLTAAQNKKLGRLALCLDGKVKEKTIEVAQALSLLSIEHQQAQSRAKGLLSAVSSLIELSGKGDGHSHFVENIAVATGERLCLPPTETENLQLASQLHNIGSLAIADYWAYRVVSEMDTNELKRYRAQVEIGETVLSGLPELAPVADIVGKHKEHLDGSGYPRGLTAQDIPLAARIMCVVTEYVLLYEGRLEEGIIGHRAARAYMQNLSGETYDSQVLTEFFNLVHADSLKRDSTILSKDQFQLVPGTVLAADIFSLHNALLLKAGTTLTATHIEKLRVYEKSTGDKLEIRINRPLN encoded by the coding sequence ATGATCAACATCACACCAGTGCGAACGCCATCCATACTTTTCGTGGACGATGAACTTCCTGTACTAAAATCCTTGAAAAGACTTGCATTAGACGAATCATGGTCGGTTTTTTGCGCAAATTCGGCGGAAGAAGGCTTAGCCGTACTAAAGCAACAACCGGTGAACGTAGTCGTTTCAGACATGCGTATGCCAGGCATGGACGGAGCCGAGTTCCTGACGCGTGTGCGCAACGAACAACCGGATACGGAGCGTATCCTCATCACCGGTTATGCCGATGTTCACGCGCTGGAAAAGGTTGTAAACGATGCCAAAATTTTTAACTACATATCAAAACCCTGGGATGATCAGGTACTTACCCGTGTAATCCAAGGCGCACTAGATTTTCAGTCTGCACAAAAAGAACAAAAACGCTTAGAGAAACTCACCGCTGCGCAAAACAAAAAACTCGGCCGCCTCGCCCTCTGCCTTGACGGTAAGGTAAAGGAGAAAACGATTGAAGTTGCGCAAGCCCTATCTCTACTCAGCATCGAACATCAGCAGGCCCAATCGCGCGCTAAAGGCTTGCTAAGTGCGGTATCCAGCCTTATTGAACTCAGCGGTAAAGGCGACGGACATAGCCATTTTGTGGAAAATATTGCCGTCGCCACCGGTGAGCGACTATGCCTACCACCCACAGAAACCGAGAATCTGCAGTTGGCGAGTCAACTACACAATATTGGCAGCCTCGCTATCGCCGACTACTGGGCTTACCGCGTTGTATCCGAGATGGATACAAATGAGCTCAAACGCTACCGCGCTCAGGTCGAAATTGGCGAAACCGTACTCAGCGGTTTACCCGAACTGGCTCCCGTTGCGGACATTGTAGGCAAACACAAAGAGCACCTTGACGGCAGCGGCTACCCACGAGGTCTAACCGCTCAAGATATCCCTCTGGCGGCACGCATCATGTGCGTGGTAACCGAATATGTGCTCCTGTATGAGGGTCGCCTAGAGGAGGGAATAATTGGACACAGAGCCGCCCGCGCTTACATGCAAAACCTCTCGGGAGAAACCTACGACTCCCAAGTTCTAACTGAATTTTTTAATCTGGTTCATGCAGATTCACTTAAACGAGACTCAACTATACTGTCTAAAGATCAGTTTCAGCTGGTTCCTGGAACGGTGTTAGCTGCCGACATTTTTTCTTTGCACAACGCTCTGCTGTTGAAAGCCGGAACCACGTTGACGGCAACCCATATTGAAAAATTGCGTGTGTACGAAAAAAGCACCGGTGACAAACTTGAAATCCGGATCAATAGACCCCTCAACTGA
- a CDS encoding response regulator, giving the protein MNKTHYTSGEVAKLCGVSLRTVLNWIAKGLLKAHQLPGARGDNRVLVEDLVVFMRASNLPLPAALEPQRRFALIVDDELAMAKSIQRVLRVNGFQTAIATDGFTAGMLYAKEKPLLMTLDLQMPKLNGIDVLKDIGGEKYGKILVISGMAEDTLSLALAHGADATLHKPFDNEQLESIVSEWFC; this is encoded by the coding sequence ATGAATAAAACACACTACACCTCGGGAGAGGTCGCTAAGTTGTGCGGGGTTAGTCTTCGTACGGTGCTCAACTGGATTGCTAAAGGGTTGCTTAAGGCTCACCAATTACCGGGTGCTCGGGGGGATAATCGAGTACTGGTTGAGGATCTTGTCGTATTTATGCGCGCCAGCAATCTGCCTTTGCCAGCAGCGTTGGAGCCTCAGCGACGGTTTGCGCTTATTGTTGACGATGAGCTGGCCATGGCAAAATCCATACAGCGGGTATTGAGGGTGAATGGGTTTCAGACGGCCATTGCCACCGATGGTTTCACAGCGGGAATGCTGTACGCCAAAGAGAAACCACTGCTGATGACCTTGGATCTACAGATGCCTAAGTTGAATGGAATCGATGTGCTTAAGGATATTGGAGGTGAAAAATACGGAAAAATATTGGTTATTTCGGGGATGGCTGAAGATACTTTGAGCTTAGCTTTGGCTCACGGTGCGGACGCGACACTTCACAAACCGTTTGATAATGAACAGCTTGAGTCTATTGTGTCGGAGTGGTTTTGCTAG
- the ychF gene encoding redox-regulated ATPase YchF, with the protein MGFNCGIVGLPNVGKSTLFNALTQAGIDAGNFPFCTIEPNAGVVAVPDPRQDKLAEIVKPERVVPTTMEFVDIAGLVAGASKGEGLGNKFLATIRETDAIAHVVRCFEDPNVIHVDGHINPASDIEVINTELALADLDTVEKALFRVGKMAKGQDKDAMRMKTLLEEILPHLNEAKPLRSFGLDEDRTKQLKELSLLTLKPTMYIANVEENGFTNNPLLDIVQGIAKSEGAIVVPICNKMEAEIAELDEEEKTEFLEEMGMAEPGLNRVIRAGYDLLDLHTYFTAGVKEVRAWTIPVGATAPQAAGKIHTDFEKGFIRAEVVAYDHFVSNKGEAGAKEAGKWRLEGKDYIVKDGDVVHFRFNV; encoded by the coding sequence ATGGGCTTTAACTGCGGCATTGTTGGCCTGCCTAACGTTGGCAAATCCACTTTATTTAATGCGCTCACCCAAGCCGGTATCGACGCGGGAAATTTTCCCTTCTGCACCATCGAGCCCAACGCTGGTGTGGTTGCCGTTCCCGATCCCCGCCAAGATAAATTGGCGGAAATCGTAAAGCCCGAGCGCGTTGTCCCCACCACCATGGAGTTTGTCGATATTGCAGGCCTTGTGGCAGGCGCGTCCAAGGGTGAAGGCCTAGGCAACAAGTTTCTCGCAACTATCCGTGAAACCGACGCCATTGCCCATGTGGTACGCTGCTTCGAGGATCCTAACGTCATCCATGTAGACGGCCACATTAATCCCGCTTCGGATATTGAGGTGATCAATACCGAACTCGCCCTAGCAGACCTAGACACCGTAGAAAAAGCACTGTTCCGCGTCGGTAAAATGGCAAAGGGGCAGGACAAAGATGCTATGCGCATGAAAACCCTGCTGGAAGAAATACTACCGCACTTGAACGAGGCCAAGCCCTTGCGTTCATTCGGCTTAGATGAAGATCGTACTAAGCAGCTAAAAGAGCTCAGCCTACTGACCCTCAAGCCAACCATGTACATCGCCAACGTTGAAGAAAACGGTTTCACCAACAACCCGCTACTCGACATAGTGCAAGGTATTGCAAAAAGTGAGGGTGCTATTGTGGTTCCCATCTGCAATAAAATGGAAGCCGAGATTGCTGAACTCGACGAGGAAGAAAAAACCGAATTTCTTGAAGAGATGGGCATGGCAGAACCAGGCCTGAACCGTGTTATTCGTGCCGGTTATGACCTGTTAGATCTACACACCTACTTTACCGCAGGAGTAAAAGAAGTACGCGCTTGGACCATTCCAGTGGGCGCCACAGCACCTCAAGCGGCGGGCAAAATTCATACGGACTTTGAGAAAGGCTTTATCCGTGCGGAAGTCGTTGCCTATGACCATTTTGTTAGCAACAAAGGCGAAGCCGGAGCTAAAGAAGCCGGTAAATGGCGACTTGAGGGCAAAGACTATATCGTGAAGGATGGCGACGTCGTACATTTCCGCTTCAACGTTTAA
- the pth gene encoding aminoacyl-tRNA hydrolase, translated as MNAPVKMIVGLGNPGAEYANTRHNAGQDFAEELARAHGQTLSNTPKHFGYSGRITVSGKDVRLLVPTTFMNRSGQAVASLANFFKIAPENILVVHDELDLDPGVAKLKVGGGHGGHNGLRDIISALGNNKNFGRLRIGIGHPGNAKMVSNFVLKKAPASEQTLIEDAIRDSEKAIFDLVAGNWEKAMLQLHTRA; from the coding sequence ATGAACGCACCCGTAAAAATGATTGTAGGCCTGGGTAACCCCGGTGCTGAATACGCCAATACCCGTCACAATGCCGGCCAGGATTTTGCCGAAGAACTGGCACGTGCTCACGGACAAACACTAAGCAATACGCCGAAGCATTTTGGCTATTCCGGCCGTATTACCGTTAGCGGTAAAGATGTTCGCCTATTGGTACCCACCACTTTTATGAACCGAAGCGGCCAAGCGGTAGCCTCGCTGGCAAATTTCTTTAAAATAGCGCCAGAAAATATTCTAGTGGTTCACGACGAACTGGACCTCGACCCCGGTGTGGCCAAATTAAAGGTTGGCGGAGGCCATGGCGGCCACAATGGCCTGCGCGATATCATCAGCGCACTGGGTAACAACAAAAATTTTGGCCGCCTGCGCATTGGCATTGGCCACCCTGGCAACGCCAAAATGGTGAGTAACTTTGTACTGAAAAAAGCGCCTGCTAGCGAACAAACATTAATTGAAGACGCCATTCGCGACAGCGAAAAAGCTATTTTCGACCTCGTAGCTGGCAACTGGGAAAAGGCCATGCTGCAACTACATACCCGCGCGTAA
- a CDS encoding 50S ribosomal protein L25/general stress protein Ctc — translation MSTEDFKLDATLRDDTGKGASRRLRREAGLVPAIVYGGRKNPVNISLSHNELSKHLENEAFYSHIITLNVAGKDEDVILKDLQRHPAKPQILHVDFLRVSKTKKFTTRVPLHFINEDTSTGVKVQGGTASHSMTELEISCLPGDLPEFIEVDLAEVEVGQIVHISDLQLPKGVESVALAHGTDHDLPVATIGKPRGSATEGEEGEASEESGEGGEA, via the coding sequence ATGTCTACTGAAGACTTCAAACTCGACGCAACGCTGCGCGATGACACAGGAAAAGGTGCGAGCCGCCGCCTGCGTCGCGAAGCCGGTTTAGTACCCGCTATTGTATATGGCGGTCGCAAAAACCCCGTTAATATCTCTCTTTCGCACAACGAGCTGTCCAAGCACCTTGAGAACGAAGCATTTTACTCTCACATCATCACCCTGAACGTTGCGGGCAAAGACGAAGATGTGATCCTCAAGGATTTGCAGCGTCACCCTGCAAAACCCCAAATTTTGCACGTAGACTTCTTGCGCGTATCCAAAACTAAGAAGTTCACTACCCGGGTACCTCTGCACTTCATAAACGAAGACACCTCTACAGGCGTTAAGGTTCAGGGCGGCACGGCCTCCCACAGCATGACCGAACTTGAAATCAGCTGTTTGCCTGGCGATCTACCTGAATTTATCGAAGTGGATCTAGCCGAGGTTGAAGTGGGTCAAATCGTACATATCTCTGACCTACAATTGCCGAAGGGTGTAGAATCTGTAGCCTTGGCACACGGTACTGATCACGATCTCCCCGTTGCCACCATCGGCAAGCCTCGCGGTAGTGCTACCGAAGGCGAGGAAGGCGAAGCAAGCGAAGAAAGTGGTGAAGGCGGAGAAGCGTAA
- a CDS encoding ribose-phosphate pyrophosphokinase, translating to MVFSGNANPELAEKVVANLGIPLGDATVDKFSDGEIMVELNENVRGRDVFVIQPTCNPTNDNIMELIVMVDALRRASAGRITAVVPYFGYARQDRRVRSARVPITAKVVADMMVTVGVDRVLTVDLHAEQIQGFFDVPVDNVYGSPVLLTDIEKQNFENLVVVSPDIGGVVRARAVAKQLGIELAIIDKRRPAANVAEVMNIIGEIEGRTCLLVDDMVDTAGTLCNAATALKKHGANKVVAYATHPVLSGPAIERLNNSQMDELVVTDSIPLSDEGKACKRIRTLSLSHMLAEAMRRISNEESLSAMFGEPAG from the coding sequence ATGGTATTTAGTGGCAATGCAAACCCCGAATTAGCTGAAAAGGTTGTTGCCAACCTAGGAATACCACTCGGGGACGCAACCGTCGACAAGTTTTCAGACGGCGAAATTATGGTGGAATTGAATGAAAACGTTCGCGGTCGCGATGTCTTCGTTATTCAACCCACCTGCAACCCCACCAACGACAACATAATGGAATTGATCGTGATGGTGGACGCGTTGCGCCGAGCCTCGGCTGGCCGCATTACCGCCGTGGTTCCCTACTTTGGTTACGCCCGCCAAGATCGACGCGTTCGGTCGGCCCGCGTGCCCATCACCGCAAAAGTGGTTGCCGACATGATGGTAACCGTCGGTGTAGACAGAGTACTAACCGTGGATTTGCACGCAGAGCAAATCCAGGGCTTTTTTGATGTCCCGGTGGATAACGTATACGGCTCGCCCGTATTGCTAACCGACATCGAAAAGCAAAATTTTGAAAACCTGGTGGTTGTATCACCCGATATCGGTGGCGTTGTTCGCGCCCGCGCTGTTGCCAAGCAACTGGGCATCGAACTAGCGATTATCGACAAACGCCGTCCGGCGGCCAACGTGGCCGAAGTGATGAATATTATTGGTGAGATTGAAGGCCGCACCTGTTTGCTAGTCGATGACATGGTAGACACCGCCGGCACCCTGTGTAACGCAGCAACAGCGTTGAAAAAACACGGCGCCAATAAAGTCGTTGCTTATGCTACCCACCCGGTACTGTCCGGGCCGGCAATAGAACGGCTGAACAACTCACAAATGGATGAACTTGTCGTTACCGACTCCATCCCTCTATCGGACGAAGGCAAGGCCTGCAAGCGCATTCGTACCCTGAGCCTGTCGCACATGCTCGCAGAAGCGATGCGCCGTATCAGCAACGAAGAGTCGCTGAGCGCCATGTTTGGCGAGCCGGCCGGGTAA
- the ispE gene encoding 4-(cytidine 5'-diphospho)-2-C-methyl-D-erythritol kinase, whose translation MPSITLPCPAKLNLFLHITGKRTDGYHDLQTLFQLLTVGDELRLSCRKDGQIHLSPEIPNLPTHCNLVYKAAKLLQCATGSPLGADLHLHKELPMGGGIGGGSSNAATTLLGLNHLWQCQLTINQLAELGRQLGADVPVFVRGKTAWAEGVGERLLPVQMPSLWYLVLAPDCHVSTATIFSHKDLTRDTLAITVAAFLEKGGKNDCQPLVEKMFPQVRDAVDWLDQYGLAQLTGTGACVFAAFQTEQKALDVYAKLPRHLHGFVAQGVNDSPLHQCLP comes from the coding sequence TTGCCCAGCATTACCCTCCCCTGCCCAGCAAAGTTGAATTTATTTCTGCATATCACCGGTAAGCGCACAGACGGTTACCACGACCTGCAAACCCTTTTCCAGCTACTCACCGTAGGCGATGAACTGAGACTTAGCTGCCGAAAGGATGGTCAGATTCATCTCAGCCCCGAGATCCCAAACCTGCCCACCCACTGCAATCTAGTGTACAAGGCCGCAAAACTGCTTCAATGCGCAACTGGCTCCCCCCTTGGCGCAGACCTGCACCTACATAAAGAACTGCCGATGGGCGGCGGTATAGGCGGCGGCAGCAGTAATGCAGCCACAACGCTGCTGGGCCTGAACCATTTATGGCAATGCCAACTCACGATAAACCAACTGGCAGAGCTAGGTCGTCAACTGGGAGCCGATGTTCCCGTATTTGTTCGCGGCAAAACAGCCTGGGCAGAAGGGGTGGGCGAGCGCCTCCTACCGGTGCAAATGCCCTCGCTCTGGTACCTAGTACTGGCGCCAGACTGCCACGTCAGCACCGCCACAATTTTTTCACATAAAGATTTGACAAGAGATACCCTCGCCATTACAGTAGCCGCCTTCCTCGAGAAGGGTGGGAAAAACGACTGTCAACCATTGGTTGAAAAGATGTTCCCGCAGGTGAGAGATGCGGTTGATTGGCTAGATCAATATGGCCTAGCGCAACTGACCGGAACGGGAGCTTGTGTATTCGCAGCCTTCCAAACGGAACAGAAAGCACTGGATGTTTACGCCAAACTACCAAGGCATTTACATGGCTTTGTAGCCCAAGGCGTGAATGATTCGCCACTGCATCAATGCCTCCCCTGA